One stretch of Deinococcus hopiensis KR-140 DNA includes these proteins:
- a CDS encoding ABC transporter substrate-binding protein, with protein sequence MKPTLLALALALTASASAQNASLKGEVTVWSWNVAAKALQSVVPAFNKQYPGVKVNVVDLGHDAVFERGLSGCAAGGADLPDIYTLENQVAEMFWSRFPGCFTDLNTLGADRLAKNFAAFKWTELMADGKRYAMPWDTGPVVVFYRRDLYKQAGIDPAKIQTWDDFISAGKQMNTRLGGKVKLATTGAGVDDDWFRSLAIQNGCNFFSASGPVKVTVNQPGCVQALDVIKRMYDSGIATQADWNAAITQFKAGKVASFLYGGWYEGIVRTNAPDQKGLWGVYTMPAFKKGGARASNSGGSALAIPAGSKNKAAAFAFMQFALARPSSQVTMMKSAGLLPSSPAAARDPYVNQKQEFWGNQAIWKTVLGTLPGIPAYRSTPYWSDAHNIMIVVMSDYVKGKYKTAQAALDDAAKKISAATGVPTAQ encoded by the coding sequence ATGAAACCCACCCTGCTCGCGCTTGCCCTCGCCCTGACCGCCAGCGCATCCGCTCAAAACGCCTCCCTCAAAGGCGAAGTGACCGTCTGGAGCTGGAATGTCGCCGCCAAGGCCCTCCAGTCCGTCGTTCCAGCCTTCAACAAGCAGTACCCGGGCGTGAAGGTGAACGTCGTGGACCTCGGTCACGACGCCGTGTTCGAGCGTGGCCTCTCCGGATGCGCCGCCGGGGGGGCGGACCTGCCCGACATCTACACCCTGGAAAACCAGGTGGCGGAGATGTTCTGGTCACGCTTTCCGGGCTGCTTTACCGATCTGAACACGTTGGGGGCCGACCGGCTGGCGAAGAACTTCGCGGCCTTCAAGTGGACCGAGTTGATGGCGGACGGCAAGCGCTACGCGATGCCCTGGGACACCGGCCCCGTGGTCGTGTTCTACCGCCGGGACCTGTACAAACAGGCTGGAATCGACCCCGCGAAAATTCAGACCTGGGACGACTTCATCTCGGCGGGCAAGCAGATGAACACCAGGCTCGGCGGCAAGGTCAAGCTCGCGACGACGGGCGCGGGCGTCGACGACGACTGGTTCCGCAGCCTCGCCATCCAGAACGGCTGTAACTTCTTCAGCGCGTCGGGACCGGTCAAGGTCACGGTCAATCAGCCCGGATGTGTGCAGGCGCTGGACGTGATCAAGCGGATGTACGACTCTGGCATCGCCACCCAGGCCGACTGGAACGCCGCCATCACGCAGTTCAAGGCGGGCAAGGTCGCCAGCTTCCTGTACGGCGGCTGGTACGAGGGAATCGTCCGGACCAACGCGCCGGACCAGAAGGGCCTGTGGGGCGTCTACACCATGCCGGCCTTCAAGAAGGGCGGCGCGCGGGCGTCGAACAGTGGCGGCAGCGCGCTCGCCATTCCGGCGGGCAGCAAGAACAAGGCGGCGGCCTTCGCCTTCATGCAGTTCGCCCTCGCGCGTCCCAGCAGTCAAGTGACCATGATGAAGTCGGCGGGGCTGCTGCCCAGCTCCCCGGCCGCCGCGCGTGACCCGTATGTCAACCAAAAGCAGGAATTCTGGGGCAACCAGGCGATCTGGAAGACCGTGCTCGGCACCCTGCCGGGCATCCCCGCCTACCGCAGCACGCCCTACTGGTCCGACGCGCACAACATCATGATCGTGGTCATGAGCGACTACGTGAAGGGCAAGTACAAGACCGCCCAGGCCGCGCTCGACGACGCCGCGAAAAAGATCTCGGCGGCCACAGGCGTACCCACCGCCCAGTAA